In one Perca fluviatilis chromosome 7, GENO_Pfluv_1.0, whole genome shotgun sequence genomic region, the following are encoded:
- the trpv6 gene encoding transient receptor potential cation channel subfamily V member 6 isoform X2 translates to MSPSLARSAPSELNHWWSQLRFRLQNKKGWNEMLDETFLLHTKYINDIPLFYEAKMNSVGSIKKLLSCASTNIFERGALGETALHVAVMADNLEAAMALMDGAPELINEPMTSELFQGVTPLHIAVVNQNINLVHHLISRGGDVATPRVTGLYFKKRIGGLIYCGEHILSFAACAGNEDIISMVIDAGASTRGQDYRGNTALHILVLQPNKTIACQAIDLIMARDAELDQSVPLDMVPNNRGLTPFKLAAKEGNIVAFQHLVNKRRVVQWSLGPLTSNLYDLTEIDSWADDMSVLELIVGGHKREARRILELTPVRQLVSLKWNLYGKHYFRLLLFLYLLYIGTFTLCCAFRPLKDAPENYTQSEMDKTIRVQKTFHESYVTHEDNLRLVGEIISILGAFVILLLEIPDILRVGAKRYFGQTALGGPFHVILITYACLVVLLCVFRACEVQGEAVVMAVCLVLGWSNVMFFARGFEMLGPYVIMIQKIIFGDLTKFMWLSFIVLIGFSTSLWVVYMTQEPESIPAYRSFPITLFSQFELSVGLIDLPVDQTITTHPIVYVLHCTFSVVSYILLLNLLIAMMSDTHWRVAQERDELWRTQVVATTLMLERRLPRYLWPRLGVCGLKYGLKERWYLRVEDRNDPMLQKMRRYAKAFSKDEEKEKEGLEKSDTIKGSISGTPKLRPKNNARSLTGWQMIRHSALGLEMEQEEPEEDQDIKYV, encoded by the exons ATGTCTCCGTCTCTGGCCAGATCTGCTCCGAGCGAGCTCAACCATTggtggagccagctgaggtTTCGTCTTCAAAACAAGAAAGGATGGAACGAGATGTTGGATGAGACGTTTCTGCTCCACACAAAATA CATAAATGACATTCCTCTCTTCTATGAGGCTAAAATGAACAGTGTCGGCTCCATCAAGAAACTGCTGAGTTGTGCGTCCACTAATATCTTTGAGAGAG GGGCTCTTGGTGAGACGGCACTTCATGTTGCTGTGATGGCTGATAACCTGGAAGCTGCCATGGCTCTGATGGACGGAGCTCCTGAACTCATCAACGAGCCTATGACATCCGAGCTCTTCCAAG GTGTTACTCCTCTCCACATCGCTGTGGTGAATCAGAACATCAATCTGGTTCATCATCTGATCAGTCGTGGGGGTGACGTGGCTACACCTCGAGTCACCGGTCTGTACTTCAAGAAGAGGATAGGAGGACTCATATACTGTG GTGAGCACATCCTGTCTTTTGCTGCGTGTGCTGGGAACGAGGACATTATCTCCATGGTGATCGACGCAGGGGCCAGCACCAGAGGCCAGGATTACCGTG GTAACACAGCGCTTCACATTTTGGTTCTGCAGCCCAACAAGACTATTGCGTGCCAGGCCATTGACCTGATTATGGCACGCGATGCAGAGCTGGACCAGTCAGTGCCACTCGACATGGTGCCCAACAACCGAGGCCTTACGCCTTTTAAACTGGCTGCCAAAGAGGGAAACATTGTG GCGTTTCAGCACCTGGTTAATAAAAGGCGTGTAGTCCAATGGAGTCTGGGCCCCCTGACCTCTAACCTGTATGACCTGACGGAAATAGATTCATGGGCTGACGACATGTCAGTGCTGGAGCTCATCGTGGGCGGTCACAAGAGAGAG GCAAGAAGGATACTGGAGTTGACTCCTGTGAggcagctggtcagtctgaagTGGAACCTGTATGGAAAACATTACTTCAG GCTGCTGCTGTTCCTGTATCTCCTGTACATCGGGACCTTCACACTGTGTTGTGCATTTCGCCCTCTGAAGGACGCTCCGGAGAACTACACACAGTCAGAAATGGACAAAACCATCCGGGTCCAGAAAACATTTCAT GAGAGTTATGTGACACATGAGGACAACCTGCGGCTGGTGGGTGAGATCATCAGCATCCTGGGAGCTTTTGTCATCCTGTTGCTAGAG ATCCCTGACATACTGAGAGTGGGGGCAAAGCGCTATTTTGGCCAGACAGCACTGGGAGGCCCCTTCCATGTTATCCT TATCACCTACGCATGCCTGgtggtgctgctgtgtgtgttcagagccTGCGAGGTGCAGGGAGAGGCTGTGGTGATGGCAGTGTGTTTAGTTCTCGGGTGGAGCAATGTCATGTTCTTCGCCCGAGGTTTTGAAATGCTCGGCCCTTATGTCATCATGATACAGAAG ATTATATTTGGAGACCTGACCAAGTTCATGTGGCTGAGTTTCATTGTGCTCATTGGTTTTTCCACCT cccTGTGGGTGGTGTATATGACCCAGGAGCCTGAGTCCATTCCTGCATATCGCTCCTTTCCCATCACCCTCTTCTCCCAGTTTGAGCTCAGCGTGGGCCTCATAGATCTGCCTGTGGACCAAACCATCACTACCCACCCGATCGTCTACGTGCTGCACTGCACCTTCTCTGTTGTCTCCTACATCCTTCTTCTAAATCTACTGATAGCTATGATGAGTGACACACACTGGAGGGTGGCCCAGGAGAGAGATGAGCTCTGGAGGACTCAG GTGGTAGCCACAACGCTGATGCTGGAGAGGCGGCTGCCCCGCTACCTGTGGCCTCGGCTCGGGGTGTGTGGGCTCAAATACGGTCTGAAGGAGCGCTGGTATCTCAG GGTTGAGGACAGAAACGACCCAATGTTGCAAAAGATGCGGCGTTACGCCAAGGCTTTCTCTAAAGAcgaggaaaaggaaaaggaggGATTGGAGAAGTCTGACACGATAAAGGGGTCCATCTCAGGAACCCCCAAGCTCAGACCTAAAAACAATGCGAGGTCTCTGACAGGGTGGCAGATGATTCGCCACAGCGCTTTGGGTTTGGAGATGGAGCAGGAAGAGCCAGAGGAGGACCAGGACATTAAATATGTTTAG
- the ephb6 gene encoding ephrin type-B receptor 5 encodes MLSPSLSFCQCHSIVEMWSVFLSLCLFFQPNSAEEVMLLDTTESTSELGWTTYPDTGWDEVSVLDDRGKLIRTFEVCNVNQNPRLQDNWLATPFLYRHSAPRVFVTLRFSVRDCASLRSPSPTCRETLTLYYKQADSQRELERTWAAEPSNGEKETREGWVKIDTIAADKSFSKVEPSSPHQYQPNRYSRINIKTRSFAPLTRNGFVLAIVDSGACVSLMGVSVFYRRCPATSMYLASYPATPSGAEPTALVPLSGTCVPHSKAQGGTPPRMHCNAEGEWMVPVGGCVCDEGYEPNLNGSACLACPVGYFKSVAGSIPCSVCPSNSRTSQEGSSVCECRSGFYRAANDANSSACTTPPSAPVSPSWEYESGDGGVSIRWRPPVEMGGRSEVWYGVVCRICPSATFTNPAACSWCGEGVTFSPAQTNLKQTKVTLNNLLTRVTYLIQVQAMNEVSALSPFPARYTSINFTTSQSVPSTVPMMHQLSRAPDSITLSWPQPDRPNGDILEYQLRYYDKGSDVDSAASVYSETNTVTVNSLIPGSIYAFQIRARNERGYGPYSNTIYFTTLPLEEHSQQIQNRLPLLVGSVMGGAAFLLVVAAIVVVVVFRSKRRESPYSDRLQRYISNRGGVKYYVDPSTYEDPSEAVKEFAREIDPTHLKIEEVIGAAQFGEVSRGRYRPLGRREVLVAVKTLRWGASDREKGMFLSEAGVMGQFDHPNVLKLEGVITCTPPERIITEFMENGPLDAFLRENEGQFSVLQLIGMLRGVGAGMRYLSERNFVHRDLAARNVLVNSNLVCKVSDFGLSRLMRGLDHNIPTYTASLGSKIPVRWTAPEAFQHRKFSSASDAWSFGILMWEVMSYGERPYWDMSNQEVMKAVADQYRLPAPHNCPSALHSLMLQCWQADRGDRPGFDTLLSSLDRLIRHPASLKVEPTRSCSQPLLSPTPTDLTSVATVSDWLKALRMERYQDEFDQANLDTLDRVSMLNMDDVQNLGVNLLGHQRKIVSAAQQLRAYLTQGQVEV; translated from the exons tggGATGAGGTCAGTGTCCTGGACGACCGGGGGAAGCTCATACGAACCTTCGAGGTCTGTAATGTCAACCAAAATCCCCGTCTGCAAGACAACTGGTTGGCTACGCCCTTCCTGTACCGGCACTCTGCTCCACGGGTGTTTGTCACACTGCGTTTCTCAGTGCGTGACTGCGCCAGCCTGCGATCGCCGTCACCCACCTGCCGAGAGACACTCACTCTGTACTACAAACAGGCCGACTCCCAGAGAGAGCTGGAGAGGACCTGGGCAGCTGAG CCGTCCAATGGAGAGAAGGAGACCAGGGAGGGCTGGGTGAAGATCGACACTATCGCGGCTGATAAGAGTTTCTCCAAGGTGGAGCCCAGTTCACCTCACCAGTATCAACCCAACAGATACAGCCGAATCAACATCAAGACACGCAGCTTTGCCCCGCTCACACGCAACGG ATTCGTCCTGGCCATTGTCGACAGTGGAGCTTGTGTTTCCCTCATGGGTGTGTCAGTCTTCTACCGGCGCTGTCCAGCCACCAGCATGTACTTGGCATCCTACCCGGCAACTCCCTCAGGGGCCGAGCCGACTGCCTTAGTTCCCCTGAGCGGGACATGTGTTCCCCACAGTAAAGCACAGGGAGGCACGCCCCCTCGCATGCACTGCAATGCTGAAGGGGAGTGGATGGTTCCTGTAGGAGGATGTGTCTGTGATGAAGGCTATGAGCCAAACCTAAATGGATCTGCCTGCTTGG cTTGTCCGGTGGGCTACTTCAAGTCCGTTGCGGGCTCCATTCCCTGCTCGGTGTGTCCCTCCAACAGCAGAACCAGCCAGGAGGGAtcgagtgtgtgtgaatgtcgcAGCGGATTTTACCGGGCAGCCAATGATGCCAACTCTTCTGCATGCACAA CTCCTCCATCTGCTCCGGTCTCTCCGTCCTGGGAGTATGAGAGCGGCGATGGCGGGGTGTCCATAAGGTGGCGCCCTCCAGTGGAAATGGGAGGCCGCAGCGAAGTGTGGTATGGGGTGGTGTGTCGCATCTGCCCCTCAGCCACCTTTACCAACCCGGCGGCGTGCTCCTGGTGTGGAGAGGGCGTCACCTTCAGCCCTGCCCAGACAAACCTGAAACAAACCAAGGTCACCCTCAACAACCTGCTGACCAGAGTCACTTATCTCATACAG GTGCAAGCCATGAATGAGGTGTCAGCTTTGAGTCCTTTTCCAGCTCGATACACAAGCATCAATTTCACTACGAGCCAGTCAG TTCCCAGCACAGTTCCTATGATGCACCAGCTGAGTAGAGCCCCAGACTCCATCACTCTCTCGTGGCCTCAGCCCGACAGGCCCAATGGAGACATCCTGGAGTACCAGCTTAGATACTATGACAAG GGTTCAGATGTGGACAGTGCAGCGAGTGTGTACAGTGAGACCAACACGGTGACCGTCAACTCTCTGATCCCCGGCTCCATCTACGCCTTCCAGATCAGAGCTCGGAATGAACGGGGCTACGGCCCCTACAGCAACACCATCTACTTCACCACGCTGCCTCTGG AGGAACATTCACAGCAGATCCAGAATCGACTTCCTCTGCTGGTTGGGTCAGTGATGGGCGGTGCAGCATTTCTCCTGGTGGTGGCAGCGATTGTGGTCGTGGTGGTATTTCGCAG TAAGAGGAGGGAGAGTCCGTACAGCGACAGACTACAGAGGTACATCAGTAACCGAG GTGGAGTTAAGTATTATGTGGACCCATCCACATATGAGGACCCCAGTGAGGCTGTCAAAGAGTTTGCCCGTGAGATAGATCCCACTCATCTTAAGATTGAGGAGGTGATTGGTGCAG cCCAGTTTGGGGAGGTTTCTCGGGGCCGCTACCGTCCGCTGGGTCGAAGGGAGGTGCTGGTAGCCGTCAAGACTCTACGCTGGGGGGCGTCTGACAGAGAGAAGGGCATGTTCCTCAGTGAAGCAGGGGTCATGGGACAGTTTGACCACCCCAACGTACTGAAGTTGGAGGGTGTGATCACTTGTACCCCCCCAGAGAGGATCATCACTGAGTTCATGGAGAACGGGCCCTTGGACGCCTTCCTCCGG GAGAACGAGGGCCAGTTCAGTGTCCTCCAGCTTATCGGGATGCTCAGAGGAGTTGGTGCAGGGATGCGTTACCTCTCCGAGAGAAACTTTGTCCACCGGGACCTGGCGGCTAGGAACGTGTTGGTCAACTCCAACCTGGTCTGTAAAGTGTCTGACTTTGGCCTGTCCCGGCTCATGAGGGGCCTGGACCACAACATACCTACGTACACTGCCTCACTG GGCAGTAAGATTCCTGTGAGGTGGACGGCACCAGAAGCCTTTCAGCATCGCAAGTTCAGCTCAGCGAGTGACGCCTGGAGCTTCGGCATACTTATGTGGGAAGTGATGTCATATGGAGAGCGTCCATATTGGGACATGAGCAATCAAGAA GTGATGAAGGCAGTCGCAGACCAGTATCGTCTCCCTGCCCCCCACAACTGCCCCTCCGCCCTCCACTCTCTGATGCTTCAGTGTTGGCAGGCTGATCGAGGGGACCGGCCAGGCTTCGACACACTCCTGTCCTCCTTGGATCGGCTCATCAGGCACCCTGCCTCCCTCAAGGTGGAGCCAACTCG AAGCTGCTCTCAACCCCTGCTGAGCCCCACGCCCACAGACTTAACGTCAGTGGCAACAGTCAGTGATTGGCTGAAGGCGCTGAGGATGGAGCGATATCAGGATGAGTTTGATCAGGCAAACCTGGACACATTAGACAGAGTCAGCATGCTCAACATGGA TGATGTCCAGAATCTCGGGGTGAACCTGCTGGGGCACCAGAGGAAGATCGTCAGTGCAGCCCAGCAGCTCAGAGCCTATCTGACGCAGGGGCAGGTGGAGGTGTGA
- the trpv6 gene encoding transient receptor potential cation channel subfamily V member 6 isoform X1 — MFFLIHCFSLFHLSLPVKHQVSMSPSLARSAPSELNHWWSQLRFRLQNKKGWNEMLDETFLLHTKYINDIPLFYEAKMNSVGSIKKLLSCASTNIFERGALGETALHVAVMADNLEAAMALMDGAPELINEPMTSELFQGVTPLHIAVVNQNINLVHHLISRGGDVATPRVTGLYFKKRIGGLIYCGEHILSFAACAGNEDIISMVIDAGASTRGQDYRGNTALHILVLQPNKTIACQAIDLIMARDAELDQSVPLDMVPNNRGLTPFKLAAKEGNIVAFQHLVNKRRVVQWSLGPLTSNLYDLTEIDSWADDMSVLELIVGGHKREARRILELTPVRQLVSLKWNLYGKHYFRLLLFLYLLYIGTFTLCCAFRPLKDAPENYTQSEMDKTIRVQKTFHESYVTHEDNLRLVGEIISILGAFVILLLEIPDILRVGAKRYFGQTALGGPFHVILITYACLVVLLCVFRACEVQGEAVVMAVCLVLGWSNVMFFARGFEMLGPYVIMIQKIIFGDLTKFMWLSFIVLIGFSTSLWVVYMTQEPESIPAYRSFPITLFSQFELSVGLIDLPVDQTITTHPIVYVLHCTFSVVSYILLLNLLIAMMSDTHWRVAQERDELWRTQVVATTLMLERRLPRYLWPRLGVCGLKYGLKERWYLRVEDRNDPMLQKMRRYAKAFSKDEEKEKEGLEKSDTIKGSISGTPKLRPKNNARSLTGWQMIRHSALGLEMEQEEPEEDQDIKYV; from the exons atgttttttttaattcactgCTTCTCACTCTTTCATTTGTCTCTTCCAGTCAAACATCAGGTGTCAATGTCTCCGTCTCTGGCCAGATCTGCTCCGAGCGAGCTCAACCATTggtggagccagctgaggtTTCGTCTTCAAAACAAGAAAGGATGGAACGAGATGTTGGATGAGACGTTTCTGCTCCACACAAAATA CATAAATGACATTCCTCTCTTCTATGAGGCTAAAATGAACAGTGTCGGCTCCATCAAGAAACTGCTGAGTTGTGCGTCCACTAATATCTTTGAGAGAG GGGCTCTTGGTGAGACGGCACTTCATGTTGCTGTGATGGCTGATAACCTGGAAGCTGCCATGGCTCTGATGGACGGAGCTCCTGAACTCATCAACGAGCCTATGACATCCGAGCTCTTCCAAG GTGTTACTCCTCTCCACATCGCTGTGGTGAATCAGAACATCAATCTGGTTCATCATCTGATCAGTCGTGGGGGTGACGTGGCTACACCTCGAGTCACCGGTCTGTACTTCAAGAAGAGGATAGGAGGACTCATATACTGTG GTGAGCACATCCTGTCTTTTGCTGCGTGTGCTGGGAACGAGGACATTATCTCCATGGTGATCGACGCAGGGGCCAGCACCAGAGGCCAGGATTACCGTG GTAACACAGCGCTTCACATTTTGGTTCTGCAGCCCAACAAGACTATTGCGTGCCAGGCCATTGACCTGATTATGGCACGCGATGCAGAGCTGGACCAGTCAGTGCCACTCGACATGGTGCCCAACAACCGAGGCCTTACGCCTTTTAAACTGGCTGCCAAAGAGGGAAACATTGTG GCGTTTCAGCACCTGGTTAATAAAAGGCGTGTAGTCCAATGGAGTCTGGGCCCCCTGACCTCTAACCTGTATGACCTGACGGAAATAGATTCATGGGCTGACGACATGTCAGTGCTGGAGCTCATCGTGGGCGGTCACAAGAGAGAG GCAAGAAGGATACTGGAGTTGACTCCTGTGAggcagctggtcagtctgaagTGGAACCTGTATGGAAAACATTACTTCAG GCTGCTGCTGTTCCTGTATCTCCTGTACATCGGGACCTTCACACTGTGTTGTGCATTTCGCCCTCTGAAGGACGCTCCGGAGAACTACACACAGTCAGAAATGGACAAAACCATCCGGGTCCAGAAAACATTTCAT GAGAGTTATGTGACACATGAGGACAACCTGCGGCTGGTGGGTGAGATCATCAGCATCCTGGGAGCTTTTGTCATCCTGTTGCTAGAG ATCCCTGACATACTGAGAGTGGGGGCAAAGCGCTATTTTGGCCAGACAGCACTGGGAGGCCCCTTCCATGTTATCCT TATCACCTACGCATGCCTGgtggtgctgctgtgtgtgttcagagccTGCGAGGTGCAGGGAGAGGCTGTGGTGATGGCAGTGTGTTTAGTTCTCGGGTGGAGCAATGTCATGTTCTTCGCCCGAGGTTTTGAAATGCTCGGCCCTTATGTCATCATGATACAGAAG ATTATATTTGGAGACCTGACCAAGTTCATGTGGCTGAGTTTCATTGTGCTCATTGGTTTTTCCACCT cccTGTGGGTGGTGTATATGACCCAGGAGCCTGAGTCCATTCCTGCATATCGCTCCTTTCCCATCACCCTCTTCTCCCAGTTTGAGCTCAGCGTGGGCCTCATAGATCTGCCTGTGGACCAAACCATCACTACCCACCCGATCGTCTACGTGCTGCACTGCACCTTCTCTGTTGTCTCCTACATCCTTCTTCTAAATCTACTGATAGCTATGATGAGTGACACACACTGGAGGGTGGCCCAGGAGAGAGATGAGCTCTGGAGGACTCAG GTGGTAGCCACAACGCTGATGCTGGAGAGGCGGCTGCCCCGCTACCTGTGGCCTCGGCTCGGGGTGTGTGGGCTCAAATACGGTCTGAAGGAGCGCTGGTATCTCAG GGTTGAGGACAGAAACGACCCAATGTTGCAAAAGATGCGGCGTTACGCCAAGGCTTTCTCTAAAGAcgaggaaaaggaaaaggaggGATTGGAGAAGTCTGACACGATAAAGGGGTCCATCTCAGGAACCCCCAAGCTCAGACCTAAAAACAATGCGAGGTCTCTGACAGGGTGGCAGATGATTCGCCACAGCGCTTTGGGTTTGGAGATGGAGCAGGAAGAGCCAGAGGAGGACCAGGACATTAAATATGTTTAG